The genome window TCTGAAGGGAATAAATAGCATGGGCTGTGTGATCCAGCCTCAATTGGCTCGTGTTGGTTGTAAAGCTAATGCAATATATTTTTAACTGATCAAGTTTAAAAGCTGTATTTGAGCTCACTTGTAGATGCCACGCGCCATGTTCTCAATGTACTTGGCTTTGTCCTGCAGGCCGCAGTGATAGTGGTAGGTCTTCACACACGCTTTAATCTCACACCCAATGGTTGCACCCAACTGAGAGCAGAGTGTGCATTTCTGGAATAGGAACACACATTTTGTCAGAATGTACGTAGTATTTCAACTATTTCAAAACAAATGAGAAGTAAGACGAATCGTCGCACCATTCTTTTCCCTCTCTTGATTTCCTGGATGACTGTTTTCACTTCAAAGTTTCCAAATTCGGCCCGTGACGAGGTGGTGAGCTGCACTGTCCCCGatgaaaaaagctgaaaaggtAATAAATGACTGAGTGTTAGTACTGTGCTGTAAATGCACATTAAACGGCTTTAAATGTTCTGCAGACATCCCCACACACAGGAGTCTCACCATGCACCGGTAGTGCGCCGCCACTTTTTTGGAGTTATCGGAGTGAAGCATGCCCCTTGTTTCGTTCTCTTCCTCTCCGGCATGACAGAAGCCGCAGCGCTGGCCGCCGTCTCCCGGGCTGGACCGAAGAGGAGACCTGTCCCGCTGGAAAAACACGTAAAAGCGTTACAAATCAGACACCAAATCACGATAATTTCAAACATTGGACAAACAGGCGTGTTGCCTTACATGGGAGGAACTCTCCTCGTCTGCCACCTGTGAGGAGGTGGAGCGGCTGTCTTCTGATTGGCCACGAGGTCCCACCCTGGATCTGCCCTTCTCAAACCTCCCTCTGCCCCTGCTCTGTGGCGGCGACGCGTCTGATTCGTCGGCCACAGCTTCCTCTTCATCTGATTATGAACAAACAGTCATGATCAGGACAAACTTTTATGTAAAAAGAAGCATACATGCAAAGAACAGGAAAGTAAATCACATCAAGAAGTACAAATACAATGATGAAGGAATGAAGAGTGGACTGGTACTAGTTGCAAAATGGACCCTCACACTGTTCCCGAGGCCCTCTATTATAGCTGCCTACTTCATtgggtactaggatgggtttaAATGCAGAACCTAAATGTCcctgtgtgtgttgctgtgtatgtgtgtgtaaggATTAAAGAGGAATTCCTTCAGAAACAGGCATCAAGCTATTAATCTAATCATCCAGGCAGTTTAGTGATATGACATATGATGAGGCATATTTTACCTTCAATGCCTTCGTGAGAGGCATCCCGGTGTTTGCGACAGTAAACACTGTTATGGAAGAAAAAAAACCATTTTCATTTAATAGTTGTTACAAAATGTGTTGTCAGTTATTGtagatgtatgtatgtaaatgtCCACAGCGGGGCTTCTTACAGGTAGATCCCCTGTGAGGAGTTCTCTTTGACCTGGGCTTTGTCCTTCAAAGCGCAGTAGTAGTGGTACGTCCTCCGGCACGTCTTCACGTCACAGCCGATAGTAGCGCCCGCCCGGTGACACGAAGAACACATCTGACGGGGAAAGTAATATATTATTCGTTATCAATGGTCAACGATCCAATATCTTCAATGCAAAGGCTAAAACTCATCTTTCAGATGCACTTTTATTGGTTGGTGTCTCCATTTCCTTCTAGCCCAGTGATACAATCGTCAAAATATATTTGAGTTGTTATGAGTTCATAAAAGTGTTACTGTTTATGTTAAGTGGGCATAAGATATTGTCTCATATTGATCGCAGGCAGCTGCATTTATGTCAATGGTATTGTAGAAGCCTCGAATATTCAATCAATGTATAATCCAAAATTGGGATTTATACTCATAATTAGTCAATTCTAAAATCAAATtagaacattttaaaatgtatgccAGACACATTCCTAATATTTACAATTTAACATCTAAAATCACTTCTCAattctttcatttaaaaaaaaaaaaaccataTGCAGGCCTTATAAGATgaaagtacaaaataaataggGAATATGGAAATAAGCAATGCTTAGAGATAGGTGTATATATGAACACAGTAAGTAGCTTCGAGAGCCTTTTTTAAACAACAGTTTTGTATACTAACGTGGCATAAACTCGTGCCAGAACCACTATAAATGACATTAATAGTCTTACAGACAGCTGCAGTGCATCTCCTGACATATTGCATATTGTTTAAGAAGAGTTGGAACCATTCATGTATGGAGACCCCATTTTGGATTCAACATTTGGTCAGATTGAGGAATAAGCCAACAAAAACTTGTAATTCTAGTTCTTTATTTCTGGATAAAAGATGATTATCcccttttaaacctgatgtaatCAACATAAACACTAGAGAGATTTGCTGTAATGCTAGTAGTATCAACACCTCCTCTGTAGTAAACATACTGTTATACCatatacatacaacacatgtaaACGATAAATACGCATCATTCATTATTATTAGTTCCGTAGAGCAGCTTCTGCATGTTCTGTAAAGTGTTTGGATGTGTGGTACTGTTACTAAAGCCTAATTGatataaatgtaatgtgttCTCTCTTCTTCTACACAGATACAGAGGTTACTTACCAATTTATTTCCCCTCTTGATCTCCCTTTTCACATCATCGAGGGAAAATCCTCCAATGTTTTCGCTGTCTGAGTGAGATGTGACCAGGGCAGAGGAGAAAAGCTGCGTGGGACATTTGAAATAAGCATACATGTGAACGTTGTACAATATCTGCATCTTCATTTCCATCATGCTACTACTGTTGGACTATTTTCAATATGAAGTGGGAGGGTTAACATAGATATCATCATGTCATCATCGATTCTTTTAAACTTATCATAAAAACCTGCATTTGTCAGTTCTATATGCCATAttgttaaatggtgttttgtcaACTTGGAGGTCATGATCACCAATGGGAGAAGAGACAAATTGGAGCCCTTCGAGATAATGTATAGGATATGAACCATTTCTTTCGGCTATATGCTTTTTCTCATTATGAACTGTGGCGGGAAAACACAAATCCCACAGTTGTTGTGGTTAAAGTTGACACGGTTCTCAGGTAAACATGACTTATTCTAGCTGAAGGGTGATAGGGTTGAGAGCAGGGATCTCTCCTCACCATGCACTTATGGTGGGCTGCCACCTTCTGGCCGTCAgacagcagcagctgaccacactCCTTGTCCCGGTTGGTTCTGCAGAAGGCACATTTAAGGAGCCGCGCTGCCGCTCCTTTCCTCTGTCCCGACATGACCGAAGGCTTTCTGGTTGGACCAAGACTCTaataaatgaaaacaaaaacatcacAAAAAGGTGAAAGGCAAGAGGAGATAAGGATGGTAGATCCTTACAAATAGATGTTAATAAAGCAGTTATACAATTAATTGTCCAGCCTTGCCATGTCATCTGGATATATATCAGGTTCAGCGTTCATACACATTCAGATAAAAGCTAATATGATTTAAATAGGATGACATATTAATTAAAAGTCAACAATTAGTCTTCTAACCAATCAGATGATTGACAGAAGATTAATTGGCAACTTTTGAGATTATCCGTCAAAATCCTTTTTCATGCAAAAATGGCAGCGAATTCTGTTTTGTAAGTCTAAGATGACCTAATACTCTCTGATGATGTCATATTAAAAAGGGATATTTGTAATTAATGGTTCATTTTTGGCTGACAAAACCAGGCATGTTAAGACATTACCTTGGAGTTTGGGAAACCAGGATTGCAttttttttctgacattttatattAAGATTAATCTAGAAGATAATCAACATATTTgttaaattgaaaataaattgttAGTTGTATCACCTACACAGTTTGTAGATGATGCACAGAGTCCTCCTTGGCAATGAAGATAACGTCTGAATGGTTCAAGTTATGGCCGAATATCAGCATGaaagcaatacaaataaaacatattcaGGTTGAAGGGTTCATAACGAGGGATACACATTTGTAAATCTGCATAAACGTAATGTTAACCAAACAGCCAGCCCAAAGGAAAATGCACTGTTTGTCCTAAAACTAAATGCAAGTATTGTGAAATCATTTTGGATGGCAGCCTTTAGGAACTCTTTCCCAGAAACAGCTGGAAACTAAACTTTGACCATAGCTCCAAGAAACTGCAACAAAGAGCACCAAAGAAAAGCCCTGCTTCCTACAGTAACTCAGGAAGTGTATAATATATCCTAGCAAAACCTCTGATGGATCACAGCTTGACATTTCCCCAACCTAGTTCAATTAATTCAACTGTGCTAAGGAAAGTCTTTGATGACATGCAATGTACGATAACTAAAATCCACGGAACAAGTTGCTGACCATTATCAACATGTTTTGAGATCCTTCGTATGTTTGAAGAGGATAACAACCAGATTGTTTAGGCCTATGTTTTGTTGTTAAAGGAGGCAGCTGTGAACAATATCCTCTCAACATAGACTGACAGCCCTCACATATCAATCAGACTGAACAGGAAATAGGGTCAAGGAAATCTGATGTCCAGTTTTGTAGTTTTTTTCTGCATATGATGCAACATGTTTTGCCATTCCGCAGGTTTCTCTTCTAGTTTATCACATCTCATCTGCCCTACATTACATCCATAACATAATATACTTTAAAAATGCAATCAGTGGATAATATGCAATTTTAGACTGATGTTCCTTTTATGAGCAGTAAAGACAGCCGCATTTGCAGGACATTCAAATGTCACTATTGTATCATTTTCAGCTGCATTTCTatcaaacctttatatataaatCATAATTTTCTTGTAAATCATGCAAGCTTTGTTGCATTTTCATCACAGTATTCTTTAAAATAGAGATCAAACCTCTTTATATGTGCTGCCATTGCAGAGATCGCCTGTTTGATGTTGTTCAAAAATCGCCTCAGGCGCCACATATATGTTAAATATGATAAGAAAAAGATGTGCTTAATCCTCTATTGTCCATAAGCGAAAATGGATGTTATTTAAAAATCACAAAAGCAGTGTGCAGCGACGCCTTGATAGAGCCATTACAGCCATGATAGCAGGGCCGGGATTTCACTGCGGCGGAGGCAGCGATACACACACAACACTGCCGTGTAAATAACACCAAATACCCTTTAATTCAGCCTCTGCCTCACTAACATGCTTTCATTTCGCTATCCTGCCCTTTATATCCATACTGTGTTCGATTTGTCACCAGAACAAGCGAAAAATAAAAAGTGGCTAAAATTTCTCCTACAAAAGTTTTGAATTAAAGGGGGTGTGTGTCTCTTTCTCCAACAAACCAGCTATAACAGAAAACTAATTTCACTATGAACATCTCAACGCCCCAAAATCTCTCACAAGGCCTTTTCTTGTAGGAAAATAAGGTCGGTGGTAGGAAAATATGACTCTTCCTACattgtgttgttgttgaaaTGCTAAAATCAGCGTTTATTTCCCTTTAAATGTGGGAAATGATCATGACAGGCGCGGGGGTTCGCAAATCGTTTCGAAGTAAAGAGCGCCATACGTGATGTGTCCCCGTGAAAGAGAGCAGCTTGTTCACCAGCAATACGGCCTGAAACCACAATAGGCCGTACAACACAGCGGGTATCTGAAACACGCTGATACACAGCTCACATCTTACCTGCTAATATAATTACTATGGCGCTGAGGAGGTGGAAAAGATGGGAAAGTGTTCCGAGAAGTGACTGTGTTTCTTCCCGTCCTTCAGAAGTGATCGTGGGCTTTTTCGCACTAGTAGCATCAAGCTAGCCGCTGTGCTCAAGGCAGCTGGACACTTCCGGGTCTggctttcaaaaataaaagtcgcGTCCACGAATGTTTGTTAAAATGTTTCAAACGTGAAAATTATGCAGGAGGTCTGAGTATGTAGGAtgcaaaagtgctttacaaaaataccTCCTGGAAATCCTGAAGCATCAATATCCCAAAGATGGGCCGCACTTTATTCAGATTTAAATATGTTTAAGTTAattgtttcttttttaaattgtattcacACAGCATAATAAACATGTTATGCATATACAGACCATTTCTGGGAATTAAAGCTCTGGCAAACAAATGTCATGCAATGTAGGCCTACATCAATACAAGGGTATAGTTGTTTCCTTTTTAGGGTAGCCTATATGATTATATGAATATGAATATGAACGATGCCTATTGTTTGATTTTGTATGATTGGAAAATAGATCATCGAAGAGAAGTTTTCAAACATGTTAAATCCAGACAAGGACTAGTCAAATGAAcacatcattaaaaaaaacattgctaTTATTCAATTGTAAAA of Pseudochaenichthys georgianus chromosome 10, fPseGeo1.2, whole genome shotgun sequence contains these proteins:
- the phf6 gene encoding PHD finger protein 6, yielding MSGQRKGAAARLLKCAFCRTNRDKECGQLLLSDGQKVAAHHKCMLFSSALVTSHSDSENIGGFSLDDVKREIKRGNKLMCSSCHRAGATIGCDVKTCRRTYHYYCALKDKAQVKENSSQGIYLVYCRKHRDASHEGIEDEEEAVADESDASPPQSRGRGRFEKGRSRVGPRGQSEDSRSTSSQVADEESSSHRDRSPLRSSPGDGGQRCGFCHAGEEENETRGMLHSDNSKKVAAHYRCMLFSSGTVQLTTSSRAEFGNFEVKTVIQEIKRGKRMKCTLCSQLGATIGCEIKACVKTYHYHCGLQDKAKYIENMARGIYKLYCKNHSGNEERDEEDEERENRSRQRAENNNGGTPATQVNGN